The Pseudomonas sp. TH06 genome has a window encoding:
- a CDS encoding putative porin, giving the protein MISNVNRLSQAVGMVIATLVGQAVAAPAPSENATINLIRLLVEQGILKQDKADALIAQAQNEAAQAKQAAASSAVVAAGPVAAPGDVRVQYVPAAVRDQIRDQVKAEVMATAKQENWAAPNSFPEWAARISFDGDIRLRDESRYYSDSNSNEIVDFAKLNNNGPYDVNPNSSTNLPPLLNTREDRTNQFRIRARLGMKAVISPEWTAGIRIGTGSDNNPVSTTQSLGGGFAKKDIWLDQGYLNWKPTDELTLTGGRFANPFMSTDMLYSNDLNFDGVAAIFDHKLSRDWGVFGTVGAFPVDYTNDTASSNGFDKEESDNKWLYGAQVGAKWAINSNNRLKGALAYYRFDDIQGERSSPCEPWAGAPGCDSDGSRAAFMQKGNSVFLLRDITPNPLNPTTTPQPQFVGLASEFNLLDLNVVWDADLPEDFKLRSQGNYIHNLAYDEGDMRKRSAGQIVNNLDSNGDIESGANAWMVQFTLGSALDLKKQGDWNMFAGYKYIQPDALPDGFNDSSFHLGGTNAKGYFIGGNYGLAKNVYATGRWMSTEAVYGAPFDIDVLQLEINTRF; this is encoded by the coding sequence ATGATTTCCAACGTGAATCGATTGTCCCAGGCGGTCGGCATGGTCATTGCGACCCTGGTCGGTCAGGCCGTGGCAGCGCCTGCGCCCTCGGAGAACGCCACGATCAATCTGATCCGCTTGCTGGTCGAGCAGGGCATTCTGAAACAGGACAAGGCTGACGCGCTGATCGCTCAGGCGCAGAACGAAGCGGCGCAGGCCAAGCAGGCCGCCGCGTCCAGTGCCGTGGTCGCTGCCGGACCGGTCGCCGCGCCGGGTGACGTGCGGGTGCAATACGTGCCGGCCGCCGTGCGCGACCAGATCCGTGATCAGGTCAAAGCCGAAGTCATGGCCACCGCCAAACAGGAAAACTGGGCCGCGCCCAACAGCTTTCCCGAATGGGCTGCGCGCATCAGCTTCGACGGCGACATTCGTCTGCGTGACGAATCGCGTTACTACTCGGACAGTAACAGCAACGAAATCGTCGACTTCGCCAAGCTCAACAACAACGGCCCGTACGACGTCAACCCGAACAGCAGCACCAACCTGCCGCCGTTGCTCAACACCCGCGAAGACCGCACCAACCAGTTCCGCATACGCGCACGTCTGGGCATGAAAGCGGTGATCTCGCCGGAATGGACCGCCGGCATCCGCATCGGCACCGGCTCGGACAACAACCCGGTGTCGACTACGCAAAGCCTCGGTGGCGGCTTCGCCAAAAAGGACATCTGGCTCGATCAGGGTTACCTGAACTGGAAGCCTACGGATGAACTGACCCTGACCGGTGGGCGCTTCGCCAACCCGTTCATGTCCACCGACATGCTCTATTCCAACGACTTGAATTTCGACGGTGTGGCGGCGATTTTCGACCACAAGCTCAGCCGCGACTGGGGCGTATTCGGCACCGTCGGCGCGTTCCCGGTGGATTACACCAACGACACCGCGAGCAGCAACGGCTTCGACAAGGAAGAGAGCGACAACAAATGGCTGTACGGCGCGCAGGTCGGCGCCAAGTGGGCGATCAACAGCAACAACCGCTTGAAAGGCGCGTTGGCTTACTACCGTTTCGACGACATCCAGGGCGAACGCTCCAGCCCTTGCGAACCGTGGGCCGGTGCACCGGGCTGCGACAGCGACGGCAGCCGCGCGGCGTTCATGCAGAAGGGCAACAGCGTGTTCCTGCTGCGCGACATCACGCCGAACCCGCTCAACCCGACCACAACGCCGCAGCCGCAATTTGTCGGCCTCGCCTCCGAGTTCAACCTGCTGGACTTGAACGTGGTGTGGGACGCCGACCTGCCGGAAGACTTCAAGCTGCGCAGCCAGGGCAACTACATCCACAACCTCGCTTACGACGAAGGCGACATGCGCAAGCGCTCGGCCGGGCAGATCGTCAACAACCTCGACAGCAATGGCGACATCGAAAGCGGCGCCAATGCGTGGATGGTGCAGTTCACCCTTGGCAGCGCTCTCGATCTGAAGAAGCAGGGCGACTGGAACATGTTCGCCGGCTACAAGTACATCCAGCCAGATGCCTTGCCGGACGGCTTCAACGACTCGTCGTTCCACCTCGGCGGCACCAATGCCAAGGGCTATTTCATCGGCGGCAACTACGGTCTGGCGAAGAACGTTTACGCGACGGGTCGCTGGATGAGCACTGAAGCGGTGTACGGCGCGCCGTTCGACATCGACGTCTTGCAGCTTGAGATCAACACGCGCTTCTAA
- a CDS encoding energy transducer TonB: MTAQLPIEPLPVKSPLLRYAKWGAGLLIGALAAWFLWQWANDMSGVRREAPKVPTIIPLPPPPPPPPEKPPEPETPVEEKVVEPEPTPEPEEVKPEEEAPPSPADDLANPMQMDGDAQSGNDAFNIGAGKGGGMAGTGGGRLGTGTYSQFLAFTFQKLLRENPDLRNLAFSLQTDVWLSSVGEITRVELIKSSGNAEIDTQVLAALRGAPALSERPPASITLPVRLSLQGRRPG, from the coding sequence ATGACTGCACAACTCCCGATCGAGCCGCTGCCGGTGAAAAGTCCGCTGCTGCGGTATGCCAAGTGGGGCGCCGGATTGCTCATCGGCGCACTGGCCGCGTGGTTTCTGTGGCAGTGGGCCAACGACATGAGTGGCGTCCGCCGCGAAGCGCCGAAGGTGCCGACGATCATTCCGTTGCCGCCACCGCCACCACCGCCGCCGGAGAAACCGCCGGAGCCGGAAACCCCGGTGGAAGAAAAAGTCGTCGAGCCTGAGCCCACGCCGGAGCCCGAAGAGGTCAAGCCTGAGGAAGAGGCGCCGCCATCGCCGGCGGACGACCTGGCCAATCCTATGCAAATGGACGGCGATGCGCAGTCCGGCAACGACGCTTTCAACATCGGCGCGGGCAAGGGCGGCGGCATGGCCGGCACCGGGGGCGGGCGACTGGGCACCGGGACTTACAGCCAGTTCCTCGCGTTTACCTTCCAGAAGCTGCTGCGCGAGAACCCTGACCTGCGCAACCTCGCGTTTTCGCTGCAGACCGATGTCTGGCTGAGCAGCGTCGGCGAGATCACCCGGGTCGAGCTGATCAAGTCCAGTGGCAACGCAGAGATTGATACGCAAGTGTTGGCCGCGCTGCGCGGTGCGCCGGCCCTGAGCGAACGGCCACCGGCCTCCATCACTTTGCCTGTGCGCCTGTCCCTGCAAGGGCGGCGTCCGGGTTAA
- a CDS encoding biopolymer transporter ExbD, whose translation MASVNASHDDDEDAAVDSINITPLVDVLMVVLVMFILTATAQVSGIQINLPKASASVSLSEAKTKAISVNDGGQVFLDAYPVTLAELEERLRIEKAQSPDFPVIVRGDATVQYQKVIEVLDLLRRLELSQVGLVTGKPSQG comes from the coding sequence ATGGCGTCCGTAAATGCCTCCCACGACGATGACGAAGATGCAGCAGTGGACAGCATCAACATCACCCCATTGGTCGACGTGCTGATGGTGGTGCTGGTGATGTTCATCCTCACCGCCACCGCACAGGTCTCGGGGATTCAGATCAACCTGCCCAAGGCCAGTGCTTCGGTGTCGTTGTCCGAGGCCAAGACCAAGGCGATCTCGGTCAACGACGGCGGTCAGGTGTTCCTCGATGCCTACCCGGTGACGTTGGCCGAGCTGGAAGAACGCCTGCGCATCGAGAAGGCGCAGAGCCCGGATTTCCCGGTGATCGTGCGTGGCGACGCGACGGTGCAGTACCAGAAAGTCATCGAAGTGCTGGATCTGTTGCGCCGGCTCGAACTGTCCCAGGTCGGTCTGGTGACCGGCAAACCGAGTCAGGGCTGA
- a CDS encoding MotA/TolQ/ExbB proton channel family protein — translation MQRLFLSLLICLGFVLPATAQAWWQDDWHYRKQIAVDTTPQGAGINQALGRTALLVRLHTGNFTFDGVKEDGADLRFVAADDKTVLNHQIESFDALMGMALIWVDVPNVEGGQRQDIWMYYGNQKAPATGNGQLTFDPNYTALYHFDGATGTPAKDTTAYGNTAQSATGAAIDGVVGRALQFSGQPLLLPASPSLQHNAGSAFTFSAWLRLDQATGEQLILARREGANSLLVGVNQGVPFVEIDGQRAVATQALNPGQWQHVALTAEGAKVTLYINGREGATLAQAMPAFNSVMAIGADLHESPYQPFVGAIDELRLSKVARPAPLLLADATSQGAESKLVAYGVDEEQSGFGFGSLGFLLNAVPIDAWVIIAVLVLMMFQSWIIMLRKNRTLGRVSKANEDFRVQFAKVGTRLEMFADDAQLAQRLQHSPLWRLYLVAVKEIRTRREQGADTSSVSAATIEAIRCSMDGVRTRENQQLSSKLSTLSNAIAGGPYIGLLGTVMGIMVVFLGTAMAGDVNINAIAPGMAAALLATAMGLFVAIPALFGYNRLITRNKEVSADMRVFVDEFITRLAEMHGESQFSESAHQRGNHANHSVPA, via the coding sequence ATGCAGCGCCTCTTCCTTTCGTTGTTGATCTGCCTGGGCTTCGTGCTCCCGGCCACGGCTCAGGCCTGGTGGCAGGACGACTGGCATTACCGCAAACAGATCGCCGTCGACACCACGCCGCAAGGCGCCGGGATCAATCAGGCACTGGGCCGCACCGCGTTGCTGGTGCGCCTGCACACCGGCAACTTCACCTTTGATGGTGTGAAAGAGGACGGCGCGGATCTGCGCTTCGTCGCTGCCGACGACAAAACCGTGCTCAACCACCAGATCGAGAGTTTTGACGCGCTGATGGGCATGGCGCTGATCTGGGTCGATGTGCCGAATGTCGAGGGCGGCCAGCGCCAGGACATCTGGATGTATTACGGCAATCAGAAGGCGCCGGCGACCGGCAACGGTCAACTGACCTTCGATCCAAATTACACCGCGCTGTATCACTTCGACGGCGCCACCGGCACCCCGGCCAAAGACACCACGGCCTACGGCAACACCGCGCAAAGTGCGACCGGCGCGGCGATTGACGGTGTAGTAGGGCGGGCCTTGCAGTTCAGCGGTCAGCCGTTGTTGCTGCCGGCCAGTCCGTCGTTGCAACACAACGCCGGCAGTGCGTTTACCTTCAGTGCCTGGTTGCGCCTGGATCAGGCCACTGGCGAGCAACTGATTCTGGCCCGTCGTGAGGGCGCCAATAGCCTGCTGGTCGGCGTCAATCAGGGCGTGCCGTTTGTGGAAATCGACGGCCAACGCGCCGTCGCCACCCAGGCACTGAATCCCGGCCAATGGCAACACGTTGCACTGACCGCTGAAGGGGCCAAAGTCACCCTGTACATCAACGGCCGTGAAGGCGCGACACTCGCCCAGGCGATGCCGGCGTTCAATTCGGTCATGGCCATCGGTGCTGACCTGCACGAAAGCCCTTATCAACCGTTCGTAGGTGCCATCGACGAACTGCGCCTGTCGAAAGTCGCCCGTCCGGCGCCGCTGTTGCTGGCCGATGCCACTTCGCAAGGCGCCGAGTCGAAACTGGTTGCTTACGGCGTCGATGAAGAACAATCCGGTTTCGGTTTCGGCAGTCTCGGCTTCCTGCTCAACGCCGTACCCATCGACGCTTGGGTGATCATTGCCGTGCTGGTGCTGATGATGTTCCAGTCGTGGATCATCATGCTGCGCAAGAACCGCACCCTAGGCCGCGTCAGTAAGGCCAACGAAGACTTCCGCGTGCAGTTCGCCAAAGTCGGCACGCGTCTGGAGATGTTCGCCGACGACGCGCAACTCGCCCAGCGTTTGCAGCATTCGCCGCTGTGGCGCCTCTATCTGGTAGCGGTGAAAGAGATCCGCACCCGTCGTGAGCAGGGCGCTGATACCTCGTCGGTGTCAGCGGCAACCATCGAAGCGATCCGTTGCTCAATGGACGGTGTGCGCACCCGTGAAAACCAGCAACTGAGTTCGAAACTCTCGACCCTGTCCAACGCCATCGCCGGCGGCCCGTACATCGGCCTGCTCGGCACCGTCATGGGGATCATGGTGGTGTTCCTCGGCACGGCGATGGCCGGTGACGTGAATATCAATGCCATCGCGCCGGGCATGGCCGCCGCCTTGCTCGCCACTGCCATGGGCCTGTTCGTCGCGATCCCGGCGCTGTTTGGCTACAACCGCCTGATCACTCGCAACAAGGAAGTCAGCGCCGACATGCGCGTGTTCGTCGACGAGTTCATCACCCGTCTGGCGGAGATGCACGGCGAGAGCCAGTTCAGTGAGTCGGCGCATCAGCGCGGCAATCACGCCAACCACTCCGTACCGGCCTGA
- a CDS encoding ShlB/FhaC/HecB family hemolysin secretion/activation protein — protein sequence MEPIFKSRLALWGWLLVTAGAQPALAEEAAQTATAQRLVDVNEYFVRGNTVLDARAIEEAVYPFLGPQKALTDIEGARDALQKAYQERGYQSVFVELPEQAVADGIVYLQVSETKVGRVRVVGAKHYSPLDIRNDVPALKEGEVPDFAKVQGELAQLNKTPGRQVMPLVHEGQRPGTMDVDLQVEDQNPWTASVGLNNDYSADTEKLRTVTSLGYNNLWQLGHSINLTYFTAPQDTDNAKVWSGSYTAPLTDRWSVQFSGYQSDSNVATIGGSNVLGKGHSYGVSAIYTLPSSGNWSNSLSAGIDFKDFDERLTLSGDSDKVPLQYAPFTFAYNGYRYSDKSQLGLGLSLVAATRSIFGYGSSDEDFDYKRYRAKPSFAVLKGDTNYTWTFDSDWQSASKAAFQLASGPLVSNEQFSAGGATSVRGYLAAERTGDDGLLLSQEVRTPSLAKYAGTWMQDWRFYAFAEGAQLYLRDELPDQDANYALASVGLGTRASLSKWLSGSLDWGYPLLEGPNTSKQESRLHFNLQATF from the coding sequence GTGGAACCGATTTTCAAGTCACGGCTGGCGCTGTGGGGCTGGCTGCTGGTGACGGCGGGCGCGCAGCCGGCATTGGCCGAAGAGGCCGCGCAAACGGCCACGGCGCAGCGTCTGGTCGACGTCAACGAATACTTCGTGCGCGGCAATACCGTGCTCGATGCGCGGGCGATTGAAGAAGCGGTGTACCCGTTTCTCGGCCCGCAAAAAGCCCTCACCGATATCGAGGGCGCGCGAGATGCCTTGCAGAAGGCTTATCAGGAACGCGGCTATCAATCGGTGTTCGTCGAGCTGCCGGAGCAGGCTGTGGCGGATGGCATCGTCTATCTGCAAGTCAGCGAAACCAAGGTCGGCCGGGTCCGCGTGGTCGGCGCCAAACACTATTCGCCACTGGACATCCGCAACGACGTTCCAGCGCTGAAGGAAGGCGAGGTGCCGGACTTCGCCAAGGTTCAGGGTGAACTGGCGCAACTCAACAAAACCCCGGGCCGACAGGTCATGCCGCTGGTGCACGAAGGTCAGCGCCCCGGCACCATGGACGTCGATCTGCAGGTCGAAGACCAGAATCCGTGGACCGCCAGCGTCGGCCTCAACAACGACTACAGCGCCGACACTGAAAAGCTGCGCACCGTCACCAGCCTTGGTTACAACAACCTCTGGCAACTTGGCCACAGCATCAACCTGACTTACTTCACTGCGCCGCAGGACACCGACAACGCCAAGGTCTGGTCGGGCTCCTACACCGCGCCGCTGACCGATCGCTGGAGCGTGCAGTTCTCCGGTTATCAGTCCGACAGCAACGTCGCCACCATCGGCGGCAGCAATGTGCTCGGTAAAGGCCATTCCTACGGGGTGTCGGCGATCTACACGCTGCCCTCCAGTGGCAACTGGTCGAATTCGCTGTCGGCCGGCATCGATTTCAAGGATTTCGACGAACGCCTGACCCTGTCCGGCGATAGCGACAAGGTGCCGTTGCAATACGCGCCGTTCACCTTCGCCTACAACGGCTATCGCTACAGCGATAAGAGCCAGCTCGGCCTCGGCCTGAGCCTGGTCGCGGCTACCCGCAGCATCTTTGGCTACGGCAGTTCCGACGAAGACTTCGACTACAAACGCTACCGCGCCAAACCGAGTTTCGCCGTGCTCAAGGGCGATACCAATTACACCTGGACCTTTGACAGCGACTGGCAAAGCGCGAGCAAAGCCGCGTTCCAGTTAGCGTCCGGGCCACTGGTTTCCAACGAACAATTCTCTGCCGGCGGTGCCACCTCGGTACGCGGCTATCTGGCGGCCGAGCGCACCGGCGATGACGGTTTGCTGCTCAGCCAGGAAGTGCGCACGCCGTCGCTGGCCAAATATGCCGGCACGTGGATGCAGGACTGGCGCTTCTACGCCTTTGCCGAAGGCGCACAGCTTTATCTGCGCGATGAGCTGCCGGACCAGGACGCCAATTACGCCCTGGCCAGCGTCGGCCTCGGCACCCGCGCCAGCCTGAGCAAATGGCTGTCCGGCAGCCTCGACTGGGGCTACCCGCTACTCGAAGGGCCGAACACCTCGAAACAGGAATCGCGCCTGCACTTCAACCTTCAAGCCACTTTCTGA
- a CDS encoding transposase, whose product MLIPAQTVMHILLLQLLYSVPSEQQLYEQLNYNLLFRWFVGLGLNQKVWSFNVLSRDIATLLNNPQAVQLIQKIIGEVFCGALLQMPEFSLNFALLHTWLGKHACASTASN is encoded by the coding sequence ATGCTGATTCCCGCGCAAACGGTCATGCACATCCTGCTGCTGCAACTGCTGTATTCGGTGCCCAGCGAGCAGCAGCTGTATGAACAGCTCAATTACAACCTGCTGTTCCGCTGGTTCGTCGGCCTCGGTCTGAACCAGAAAGTCTGGAGCTTCAACGTCCTCAGTCGCGACATCGCCACGCTGCTCAACAACCCGCAGGCGGTGCAACTCATTCAGAAAATCATTGGCGAAGTGTTCTGCGGTGCCTTGCTGCAAATGCCCGAGTTCTCGTTGAACTTCGCGCTGCTGCACACCTGGCTCGGCAAGCACGCCTGTGCCTCGACAGCCAGCAATTGA
- a CDS encoding DSD1 family PLP-dependent enzyme — MRPGDRGGPYSDYFRALNKELKEKGPMRPVLLIDLDRLDHNIDVVMQSVKRGGKQLRLVEKSLPAPGLLSYIGQRAGTQRLMSFHQPFLNHDALTFPQSDILLGKPLPVRSAELFYQNHKGPFDPAKQLQWLLDGPERLQQYLALAQGLGTRLRINIELDVGLHRGGVSDVSVLGQMLALISANPQHLEFAGFMGYDPFVGMGVPGILGSPEELFAKVMVIYQRCVDFTRQQYPALWHDGLCLNTAGSPSYRIHENEKLSSEVSVGTAMLKPTHYDLPSLVEHVPAAYIATPVLKSTGAVNIPALDDKSKLFSWWDQNQRQTYFIYGGNWMAEFESPPGLQSNSVYGRSSNQEMVNGSSAVGLTVEDQVFLRPTQTEAVLLQFGDLLAVRNGKIVDTWPVYT, encoded by the coding sequence CTGCGGCCGGGGGATCGTGGCGGGCCTTACAGCGACTATTTCCGGGCGCTGAATAAAGAGCTGAAGGAAAAAGGCCCGATGCGCCCGGTGCTGTTGATTGATCTGGATCGTCTAGATCACAACATTGATGTGGTGATGCAATCGGTCAAGCGCGGCGGCAAGCAACTGCGGCTGGTGGAAAAATCCCTGCCAGCACCGGGCCTGTTGAGCTACATCGGCCAGCGCGCCGGGACACAGCGCCTGATGTCGTTTCATCAGCCGTTTCTCAATCACGATGCGCTGACGTTCCCGCAGTCGGACATCCTGCTCGGCAAACCGCTGCCAGTGCGTTCGGCCGAACTGTTTTATCAGAATCACAAAGGCCCATTTGACCCGGCGAAGCAACTGCAATGGCTGCTCGACGGTCCTGAACGTTTGCAGCAGTACCTTGCGCTGGCTCAGGGTTTGGGCACGCGGCTGCGCATCAACATTGAGCTGGACGTCGGCCTGCATCGCGGCGGTGTCAGTGACGTGAGTGTACTGGGGCAGATGCTCGCATTGATCAGCGCCAACCCACAGCATCTGGAGTTCGCCGGGTTCATGGGCTACGACCCGTTCGTGGGCATGGGGGTGCCGGGGATCCTTGGCTCGCCCGAAGAACTGTTCGCCAAAGTCATGGTTATTTATCAGCGCTGCGTGGATTTCACTCGCCAGCAGTATCCGGCGTTGTGGCACGACGGCTTGTGCCTGAACACCGCTGGCAGCCCGAGTTACCGCATCCATGAAAACGAAAAGCTCAGCAGCGAAGTGTCCGTGGGCACGGCGATGCTCAAACCGACGCACTACGACTTGCCGTCGCTGGTCGAGCACGTGCCGGCAGCCTACATCGCCACGCCGGTGTTGAAGAGCACTGGCGCGGTGAATATTCCGGCGCTGGATGACAAGTCGAAGCTGTTCTCGTGGTGGGATCAGAACCAGCGCCAGACGTATTTCATCTACGGCGGCAACTGGATGGCCGAGTTCGAATCGCCGCCCGGATTACAAAGCAACAGTGTCTACGGCCGCAGTTCAAATCAGGAAATGGTCAACGGCTCCAGTGCCGTTGGCCTGACAGTCGAAGACCAGGTTTTTCTGCGCCCGACGCAGACCGAAGCAGTGCTTCTGCAATTCGGTGATCTGCTGGCCGTGCGCAACGGCAAGATCGTCGACACCTGGCCTGTCTATACCTGA
- a CDS encoding D-arabinono-1,4-lactone oxidase, translating into MASNPALGQLLRAPRLIPWRNWSGGQSCLPAARLAPKNLDELTTVIRQAQGKIRPVGSAHSFSALVPTDGTLLSLSYFNGLLDHDAKTLQAEFAAGTPMSRMGSPLKDIGQALQNMADIDYQTLAGAISTSTHGTGKNFQSYSAHVCGMQLVTASGDVLDCDSQRHPEVFNAARVSLGALGVATKIRLQNRPAYRLRERQWIAKTEELLEDLDKNTRENQHWEMLVVTHSDYALSIALNETDEPATPPIPPEEEGGNEFVTLIEKIDKYGSDFPDLRRTMLNSLRHLASFDDRVGDSFDIYANVRTVRFNEMEYSVPAEYGPACLREILKLIQDKDLRTWFPIEYRYVKADDIPLSMFEGRDSCSISVHQHYQMDHHNFFAAVEPIFWKYNGRPHWGKLHTLNARTLQPLYPRWREFVEVRQALDPSGKFLNAHLSSILGVS; encoded by the coding sequence TTGGCCAGCAACCCGGCGTTGGGCCAATTGCTCCGCGCGCCACGCTTGATTCCGTGGCGCAACTGGTCGGGCGGGCAAAGTTGCCTGCCGGCAGCGCGGCTGGCGCCGAAGAATCTCGATGAGCTGACGACCGTCATCAGGCAGGCGCAAGGCAAGATCCGTCCGGTCGGCTCGGCGCATTCATTCAGCGCGTTGGTGCCCACCGACGGCACGTTGCTGTCGCTGAGTTACTTCAACGGTCTGCTCGATCACGATGCGAAAACCCTGCAAGCCGAATTCGCCGCAGGCACGCCAATGTCACGCATGGGGTCTCCACTGAAAGACATCGGTCAGGCCCTGCAAAACATGGCCGACATCGATTACCAGACCCTTGCCGGGGCGATTTCGACCTCGACCCACGGCACCGGGAAAAACTTCCAGTCCTATTCCGCGCACGTCTGCGGCATGCAACTGGTGACCGCCAGCGGCGATGTGCTCGACTGCGACAGCCAGCGCCATCCCGAGGTGTTCAACGCGGCCCGCGTGTCCCTTGGAGCCCTCGGCGTGGCGACAAAAATCCGCCTGCAAAACCGCCCGGCCTATCGTCTGCGCGAACGCCAATGGATCGCCAAGACCGAGGAACTGCTGGAAGACCTCGACAAGAACACCCGTGAAAACCAGCACTGGGAAATGCTCGTCGTCACCCATTCCGACTACGCCTTGTCCATCGCCCTCAACGAAACCGACGAACCGGCCACACCGCCGATCCCGCCCGAAGAGGAGGGCGGCAACGAGTTCGTCACGCTGATCGAGAAGATCGACAAGTACGGCAGCGACTTCCCCGACCTGCGCCGGACGATGCTCAACAGCCTGCGCCATCTGGCGAGTTTCGATGACCGTGTGGGCGACTCGTTCGACATCTACGCCAACGTGCGCACGGTGCGTTTCAACGAGATGGAGTACTCGGTGCCCGCCGAATACGGCCCGGCGTGCCTGCGCGAAATTCTCAAGCTGATTCAGGACAAGGATCTGCGCACCTGGTTTCCCATCGAGTACCGCTACGTCAAGGCCGATGACATTCCGTTGAGCATGTTCGAGGGCCGCGACAGCTGTTCGATCTCGGTGCACCAGCATTACCAGATGGACCATCACAACTTCTTCGCTGCCGTCGAACCGATCTTCTGGAAGTACAACGGCCGGCCACACTGGGGCAAGTTGCACACCCTGAATGCGCGAACCTTGCAACCGCTGTATCCGCGCTGGCGTGAGTTTGTCGAGGTGCGCCAGGCGCTCGATCCCAGCGGCAAGTTTCTCAATGCGCATCTGTCGTCAATTCTGGGGGTGAGCTGA
- a CDS encoding c-type cytochrome: MRSIRFIALLTLAIALAGCGDDARPTTTSSIAGNALPKDPALAQIYANSCQLCHANPAANAPLTGDRKAWAPRIQQGADTLLDHAINGYNGMPPMGQCVECSEEQFLQLIGFMADQPLPQ; the protein is encoded by the coding sequence ATGCGTTCAATCCGATTCATCGCATTGCTGACTCTGGCCATCGCACTGGCCGGCTGCGGCGATGACGCCAGACCGACGACCACTTCCAGCATCGCCGGCAATGCCTTGCCCAAAGACCCGGCACTGGCGCAGATCTACGCCAACAGTTGCCAGCTCTGCCATGCCAACCCTGCCGCCAATGCGCCACTTACCGGTGACCGTAAGGCCTGGGCGCCGCGCATCCAGCAGGGCGCCGACACGCTGCTTGACCATGCGATCAATGGCTACAACGGCATGCCGCCGATGGGCCAGTGCGTCGAGTGCTCGGAAGAGCAATTCCTGCAATTGATCGGCTTTATGGCCGACCAGCCTCTCCCACAATAA